In Trifolium pratense cultivar HEN17-A07 linkage group LG7, ARS_RC_1.1, whole genome shotgun sequence, a genomic segment contains:
- the LOC123895442 gene encoding probable protein phosphatase 2C 59, translating to MGYLNSALSSSSQAKDDTPASGGGLSHNGKFSYGYASSAGKRSSMEDFYETRIDGVDGETVGLFGVFDGHGGIRAAEYVKKNLFSNLISHPKFISDTKSAISDAYNHTDNEYLKSENNHHKDAGSTASTAILVGDRLLVANVGDSRAVICRGGKAIAVSRDHKPDQTDERQRIEDAGGFVMWAGTWRVGGVLAVSRAFGDRLLKQYVVADPEIQEEKVDSSLEFLILASDGLWDVVTNEEAVAMIKPIGDAEEAAKRLMQEAYQRGSADNITCVVVRFLVNQDTSSQVAPHNQGASSQVAPHNQGASSQVAPRNQGASSQVAPHNQGASSQVAPRNQGTSSQVAPRNQGTSSQVAQRNQGTSSQVAPRN from the exons ATGGGATATCTCAATTCTGCTTTGTCATCTTCAAGTCAGGCTAAAGATGATACACCGGCTAGCGGCGGCGGTCTTAG TCACAATGGAAAGTTTAGCTATGGGTATGCTAGCTCGGCTGGCAAGAGATCTTCAATGGAAGATTTTTATGAGACAAGAATTGATGGTGTTGATGGTGAAACCGTTGGCCTTTTCGGAGTCTTCGATG GTCATGGAGGTATTCGTGCTGCTGAGTATGTTAAGAAAAACTTGTTCAGTAATTTGATCAGTCACCCAAAATTCATTTCTGACACCAAATCAGCAATAT CTGATGCATATAATCATACCGACAATGAATATCTGAAATCAGAAAACAATCATCACAAAGATGCCGGATCTACTGCATCTACTGCCATTCTTGTTGGTGATCGTTTGCTTGTTGCAAATGTTGGAGACTCCAGGGCTGTTATATGCAGGGGTGGTAAAG CAATTGCCGTTTCTCGAGATCATAAGCCAGACCAAACAGATGAGAGGCAAAGGATTGAAGATGCAGGAGGCTTTGTTATGTGGGCTG GAACTTGGAGAGTTGGAGGTGTTCTTGCTGTTTCTCGTGCATTTGGTGATAGACTCTTGAAGCAGTATGTTGTCGCGGATCCAGAAATCCAG GAGGAAAAAGTTGACAGTTCTCTTGAGTTTCTTATTCTGGCCAGTGATGGGCTATGGGATGTCGTCACAAATGAG GAAGCTGTTGCTATGATTAAACCGATTGGAGATGCAGAGGAGGCAGCAAAGAGACTGATGCAAGAAGCATATCAGAGAGGTAGTGCTGACAATATCACTTGTGTTGTTGTCCGTTTCTTGGTGAACCAAGACACTTCTTCTCAAGTAGCTCCGCATAACCAAGGCGCTTCTTCTCAAGTAGCTCCACATAACCAAGGTGCTTCTTCTCAGGTAGCTCCGCGTAACCAAGGCGCTTCTTCTCAAGTAGCTCCGCATAACCAAGGCGCTTCTTCTCAAGTAGCTCCGCGTAACCAAGGTACTTCTTCTCAAGTAGCTCCTCGTAACCAAGGCACTTCTTCTCAAGTAGCTCAGCGTAACCAAGGCACTTCTTCTCAAGTAGCTCCGCGTAATTAA
- the LOC123898572 gene encoding zinc finger protein CONSTANS-LIKE 4-like, with protein sequence MSSKLCDSCKSATATLYCRPDSAFLCSDCDSKVHAANKLASRHPRVTLCEVCEQAPAHVTCKADAASLCITCDRDIHSANPLAARHERLPVTPFFESKSFHNNNNNYDAVKDEAEAASWLISDPKADLNSSPYMFSDSEAIPFMDLDYGAIEQKNDGVVPVHGNFDPFTSAYKNNTHTELETPSPSQISNSVSSSMEVGVVPDGNAVSEISNCGYGKAVAADREARVLRYKEKRKNRRFEKTIRYASRKAYAETRPRIKGRFAKRTDAVDSISGYGVVPTC encoded by the exons atgtCTTCTAAACTATGCGACTCTTGCAAATCCGCCACCGCTACTCTCTACTGCCGCCCTGACTCCGCCTTCCTCTGCAGCGACTGTGACTCCAAAGTCCACGCAGCTAACAAACTCGCTTCTCGTCATCCTCGCGTCACTCTCTGTGAAGTCTGTGAGCAAGCACCTGCACATGTCACCTGTAAAGCAGATGCAGCTTCTCTATGCATCACCTGCGACCGTGACATCCACTCTGCTAATCCTCTCGCCGCACGTCACGAGCGTCTTCCGGTTACTCCTTTCTTCGAATCTAAATCTtttcacaataataataacaactacGATGCTGTTAAAGATGAAGCTGAAGCTGCTTCGTGGTTGATCTCTGATCCGAAAGCAGATCTCAACTCTTCTCCTTATATGTTCTCCGATTCCGAAGCTATTCCGTTTATGGATCTAGATTACGGTGCAATTGAACAAAAAAACGACGGTGTAGTTCCTGTTCACGGTAACTTCGATCCTTTCACTTCTGCTTATAAGAACAATACACATACAGAGTTAGAAACACCGTCACCGTCGCAGATTAGTAACAGT GTTTCATCGTCGATGGAGGTTGGAGTTGTTCCGGATGGAAACGCCGTATCGGAGATATCAAACTGCGGATACGGTAAAGCTGTGGCGGCTGATCGTGAAGCTAGAGTGTTGAGGTATaaggagaagagaaagaatCGAAGGTTCGAGAAGACTATTCGTTACGCTTCTCGTAAAGCTTATGCAGAAACTAGGCCTAGGATTAAAGGGAGGTTTGCGAAACGCACCGATGCCGTTGATTCTATTTCTGGATACGGCGTCGTTCCGACGTGTtga
- the LOC123895742 gene encoding uncharacterized protein LOC123895742: MIANEVIDEARRLKSSVDWGFLDFVTKKMNFPSKWREWIRECVSSAMVSVLINGSPPIEFTMERALRQGDPLSPFLFLLVAEGLNVLISKAVFDKSFLGYGVGRAENVTLSHLQFADDTLIIGRKCWDNILAMKGYVEIV; encoded by the coding sequence ATGATAGCTAATGAGGTGATTGATGAGGCGAGAAGACTCAAAAGTTCAGTGGATTGGGGGTTTTTGGATTTCGTCACGAAGAAAATGAATTTCCCTTCAAAATGGAGGGAGTGGATCCGAGAATGCGTCAGTAGTGCTATGGTTTCAGTCCTCATAAATGGAAGTCCTCCTATAGAGTTCACAATGGAGCGTGCATTGAGACAGGGAGACCCACTCTCGCCATTCTTGTTCCTTCTCGTTGCTGAAGGACTCAATGTTCTAATAAGCAAAGCAGTGTTTGATAAAAGCTTCCTGGGTTATGGAGTTGGACGAGCTGAAAATGTAACTCTGTCTCATTTGCAATTTGCAGATGATACGTTGATCATTGGAAGAAAGTGTTGGGATAACATATTGGCCATGAAGGGCTATGTTGAGATTGTTTGA